The genomic interval tattataattattattatgaataaaTCTTAAAAACACATAACAACACAAGtcacacacactcacatgatattttaacttattttttagtttattattatttaacaagAAGTGTGCACCTtaaaaaaggtatttttaaaagaataaacaTTTCAGGATATTTAAGTGAGCTAAAAGAATTGCATTTATGAAATTTAATGATTTAGTATGATAACTCATGATTAACTATAAAATCTATTTAATGTGTGTGCATATGTAGGGGTGTATATGAGTCCAGCTACTTGTGAGCTACTCGAAATCGGTCCGGTCCGTATTCGAATTATATTAGACTTTTCACGAACGAGCTGAGCTCGAGCTACTCGTTTAATTTGGCGAGCTGAGCTTGAGTCTAAAAATACTCAGTTCATGAGATTTGCGAGTCTAAAAGAGtttctatatataaaatattaaaaaatagttatatttaaattataaaaatatctaagtATATAAGTTATactattctaatttttaaattctaaccCCAAATTAGTTATATTTGGAGCTTCgaattttattatgaatataaagAAGATGTgttaaatttagaattttattatgagttatattaaatttatttacattatttaaaaataacaggTTAATCAAGGTTAAACGAGCTCAAACTTCTTAAGCTTAGTTTGAGTATAACTAATTTTGAACTTTATGAGCCGAGGTCGAGTTATTTGAGCTTTTTCAGTGAGCCGAGCTTGAGCATTAAAAACATGGCTCAAACAAGCTCGAGcctttgaaaaattataaacgagccaagctcgAGTTTGGTGATACTTGACTCGGCTCGTTCACACCCCAAGCATAtgcatattaataaaaaaacactcttTGAAGTTATAAGTATAATTAAGTGTTTAGAGGAGGtgtatatatttgtaaataaaacactcgatattatagttttaatatgtacatcataaattaaaaatgcagAACATTTTTATTCTGCTTACCacaattcataaattaaaatttgattggAACATAAATTATCACATGGTAGCAATTCATGTCAACCAgtcattatatatgtatatatgtgggCACATTTCTAATGTTTTCAATTTAAACTTTATTGAAGTGACACAACCCAATCCATAATCTAGCCCAAGATATGAGCACAAAACTTTTGAGGAATAAAAGAAATGGAGGTTTCTAATGAGTAAAGCACTAGAAAGCATATTTGTTCAgttattctttcaaatttgaagtttaatGTATATAATCAATGTTTCATCTTCATtagttttataaattgatatgttACACATATTCAAAcacaccaaatatatatatatatatatacacatatgcaCACATATATAATAGTCTTTAACTCTCTTTTAAATCCATGTACTTATAGTACTATTTCTCATATGCACATGCTTGTATAAtgagtatttttattccaattAGTTTTGtagattaataaattatatacacCCAAAAatattatgtgtgtatatatacaccAGTTGTTGTATAAAATACACCAATAATAAGATaatagaaagtaaaaaataatatacaaaatagCAAAGAGAATTTTATGGTTATTTCagtccatttttttttactatagaaaactttattttattaccAAATAAATATCCGGGTCTTTTACATAAACACATCTGTTTTTGTCTTTGACTTAAATCTTAAATACGAGTGCTTGtcatctaaaataaaattttattttattttattagtaattGAATaggaatacaaaaaaataataataataaaagcaatTTCGCAAACTTTAGTCTTAGACACAtctaaagaattttttttttaattgcgcATGTGTATACACACACCCACGCATAAAGGTGGTccaactaattttatttttaattattcttaaacttattatttatgatgtcATCCTCTTATATTTTTGGCGTATTAATGCATGCTTCTTGACTTATTGATATTGATTCCAATGTTAAGTCCATGAATATGAAAGACATTTATCACATTTGTGAAAGGATTCATCCACAGTGGCTACCACAATTTCCAACTTTATTCTTCAtcctcaaaattttttatttttattaaaaagtaaaaaagaaagaaactttttttttcacaaaattcaATTCTCATATTTATGTACAAACTATAATAATTGTTTGCCTAACTAGAATCAACAATGGACAATGACTTGGGTTGATGTGATGCTGTGCTATCAATTCTTATCAAGCCATGTGAAGAACTCATGTGGCCATGCTTTTTCTTCATATGATGCTTTTATTTCTGATATATATTGGCTTCACAAATTATATTGATCACATAGCAAATATTTATTCaatgtgttttaattttatatagcAAAGAtcaaactatttaaaaaataaatgattatatCATAAAAAAGTAAGATAGAAGCCaaccattcttttttttttttgttgagattacaaaaactaaaagaaaatttataatcaaattCTCGTGGTGCATGATGTGTGGAGTGGAAATAGTAGTGTATTATGGATATTTAGCGGTACacatatttatttcttatttactatatatacatatttagttttataaattatatttatcacCTATCATGAGGTTTAAATTCGtcttctaaaaaaacataaatattttatataaataatctaATAAATAGATTAAGCGAATGCTGACATTTTTATAcagtatattttatattatttaacaaataaattatttaataaagaatatagttgggttgtataataaagatatatatactaGCTATTAATTTTAAGGTCTcgacataatttttaaataaaaaaacaatactaTTAATGAAAAATGTATTTAgagatttataataaaatttgattcttttattaatctttttaatgTATCATCACTGATAAGTTGGGACTTGAAAGTGATGCTGTACTATGATACTTTTAGCACCACACATGTGAATCATATCTTGTAAGTTTCTTTATTGTTCTTGCTACCTCTTCTTGTGGCACTCATTATTTCATAccgaataaattttttattgcttACATGCTTTTATaggaaaacaaatttaaattttcaacttACACAGACAAAAATgataacatttatatatatctctaacatgatttatttattttataaaaaaattaataattataatattttttaacatatgaaatttgattaaaataaaaaaatctttcaagaaGAAAATCTCTTACGTGATTATGATTATAATTGTTATcgaattaagtttatttttgaACTCTAGCTAAATTagatttaaagttttaaatagaaatgtaaaattaaaaccCAAGTTCAAGCTTGAGCTCatcaagaataataattaatataagctatgcaaatatttccaaataactaattaaaatcTATATTCAAAGCCAGACAACAAATTTCtaatagtaaattattaaagGATATTTGATCAAAGctcaatttgaaaataatttcaaactCAAGTATGAAAGCCAAAACTTTATTAATCAGCCTGAACTTGATTATAATTTGAGCAGGACACAGTtaataacattaaataaatgaagGAAAACATATCATTTCCCATCATAATATtctttgattaaatattaagtACATTTATGCTGAAAAACAATCAATGTAAATATGTTCAATGATTGGTATCACTACATCAAACAAAGGTTCTAATGACGTTATTCAACTGAGAAAACATAATCCCCAGTTTTATGTTTGGAATTTAGTGCAAACAAAAGGACATCAGAGACGCTGACATGCATTTGCAATCACTTGGCCAAGATTTCTTTACTGCACATGCTGCCTGCTGGAGACAAGAAAGTGATTCTGATTTTGAAGTCTCACCTGCCAAAATATGGAAGAGAGAAAACATGTGGTAGTAAGTTCATGaatccatatatatttttttaataatatttcctTTTGATTAAACTTCCAAGCTCTAAAAGAATGCTGTTCATAATTTCCCATAACAGCACAAAGGAATAAGAATACATTGTgaacttaaatataaaataaaaaaaatacagtagtggaagaagaagaggtaGCCGATAGACTTCACGATGCGTCTCTTCCGTCTTAACTGGAAGAGGAAAGAATCGTAGATGCGTGACCATGTCCGGCAGTAAAAATTATAGCTTAATGTGTTTGCAGGAGTTGGATTGGTTGTGCTTAGTAGTCATTGAGTGGAGAAGATGCTGAGAGCTTCATCTTGAGTTGTTTTGTGGAGATTCATTCATCTGAGGATCAGTTTGATAGTATACAATGTCTCCGGAATCGCTCACATAATGATCATTTTTCAAGCTTCTTCCAAGATCTTTGAACAGGTGAAATGGCATGGGTCCAGATTTTGCTGGCTCCTTGTAGTACTTCCCCAGCACAGGCTTTGCAGCTTTGGTCTGGTATTAAAATGTAAGCATTAAGAATGGTTCGATAAGATAATATCATTCTTGATTGGAGAGCAATGAACTTATAAAAGGTCTGTGGAATGACAAGAGATGATTAATACTCACTGCTTCTATCAAGTGGTAGTGTGGTATCTGAGGGAAGAGATGATGTATGACATGAGTTCCGATATCATGGTGGATGTTGTTGATCCATCCATAGTCCCGATCGAGTGTTGTTAGACCTCCTCGGAGATAGCTCCATTCCTagtgaacaataaaataaacaatagagTGATCAGTGATCTGAGTGAGCCTGAAAGAACTTTCACTTTTAAATGATCGATGAAAACACACAGTATATGAATTGAAGCTCTCATCTTCAAATCAGTAAGGAATATCTTCTGCAATTGTCTTGCAGAATTGGAGACGAAGGAGTATATAGCTTTCATGAAATAAAAGTAGTAGAATTTAAATGCAATCaccataaaaatatttgaatgattATTCAATGAAATGACAAGGAAGAATTTCTAATTCTGCTAAACCTTTTTATATCTATTTGTCCACTTTCAACTCCAAACTAGAGGTTGGCGATGCAAATTCTATAGGATGTAATAGAAAATCAACAACATACCTTCCCACGGTACCAGGGAAGCTTATCTTCATGCCCATGGTGATGCAAGTAGGTCACAAGATCCAGCCACATAACAAATATCTGCACTCAGAAAGCAAATTCAATACAAAATTCAGAATCCGAAAAGGTTCAGAAGATAcgcaaaaccaaaaaaaatcacatcaagATAAGAAACTAAAAGCAATGGAAAGGTTCATACAAAATATGGCACTGCATATAGCTTAATCATCTGGAGAGGACCCAACACCCAACTCAACCCTGCAAGCACCCCCAACATCGCTGTAAAGCAAGTGGAAGATGTTATCACatccttcttctcatttggaaCAAATAAATCACTATCCGGGTGGAAATGTGATCCCTTTTTTTCCCTGGACTCCTCGCCCACTGCCAACCAACCGATACAATCAATTAGCACAAAAATATAGTCCATGAATCTCAATTGTTCATACAAACCACTGTAAACTTCCTCACCAGATAGATTGGATAAGCAAGCAATGGAAACGGAACTGAAAACCTGAGCTTCCTGGTGGTTGAATCCAAACCCTTGTAAATCTTCTCAGATAActataaatgaaaaacatggtccaataagtaacaaaaaTAATCCAAACTAGCTAACAAAATCCAACGCAGCAAGGATTAAGCCACAAACCGGATGCCATGATTCATCATTCTCTACATGCCCATGATTCTGGTGATGAgttctatgactaatcctcctAAGAATCAAACAAAATTCCATCCAATTCAGCATCTAAATTACTGATAAAATCAGAATCAATGTACCACAAAAGAGGAAACATACCATCCATGATAAGGCACAAGAATGGTGGAGTGGAGGAAATGCCCCATGACGCTGTTGAGCTTGGTATCATTAGAAAAGCTCCCATGTCCCACTGCcaaaaatccaatcaaaaacCATCCAAAAAAATTCCGAAAAAGATGAATTGGAATCCAAGATTAAGAATGGATATGAGATTACCAGTCATGGCCGAGAACGAAAAGAGCCCAAAACATGGTACCCTGAGCGACCCAATAGATCGGCCAGAAAGCCCAGCTATTGAGATACGTCGCAGCCGCCGCAAGGCCAAAGACGACGAGGACGTCCCTGACAACATAGCTCACCGAACGCCAAGTGTCTTTAACCCAGCAGTGCTTAGGTATGGCCGCACGGATCTCAGCCAACCCAAACGGCGGCGGAGAACCCGGATCGAACCGCTCCTCTCCACccacctccttcttctccaCCCTAACATCCCAACCACCATCCTCCTCAACAGCAGGCACTCTCAACGGAGCCGAAACTCCAAGAGCCCAGTCCCGGAGCAGTGCGCGACTTCCAACCCTGAATAGGGCGGCGGATATCAATGGATTGCCCTTTGCTGAGCTTGAAATTCCCAATCTGGTGCCGGTGAGGAACACGGCTATGCAACGCCACCGGAAGAGGCCGCAGCCCGCAGCATTCCGAGAGGACGAAGCTGGCCATTGAGATCCAAAGGATGATGAAGTTCTTgagaggagatgaggagatAGAGATGGGTAGATGAGCTCGTCCTCTGAGAACCTCTCgtttctctcctctctctctttctccgaGGAAGTGAAGGATGTTTgggaatgaatgaatgaatgatgggtttataaagagagagagagggtttgATAGTTGTGACCGAAACGCAGCCGCCGTTCAAGGAAACAGTAGATTCACTCGGTGCGCTGTTTACTTctttttattagttgaatttttttaattaattaattaattaattgtttccATTTCATCGGACTTATTAAACGGtcaatatttcaaatattcaataaattttttttgggggaaattttctaaatttcttttaatttttattggctgtttcttttttaatattaataataaaaatttctagTAATTACTAAAAGCTGGATGTACGGCAACCCGTGTAAGAAACTCAACTTTCTTTGTTGACCCGGGTCGCAGTTAGAAACTTAGAAATGGAAATCCTTCGCACGTGTCCGTTATTAGTTGGACGGTGGATTGAAATGACGATGAAGCCCCTGCGAAACAGAGGAATGATATCTAACATGTGTTACATTCTGATTGGCCAACAGAGATCTCTAACAAATAGATTCACCGAATAAATCCAATGACAAGATGACACGTGGCCGACAAATCTAAGTGTAAATTAAACGTGGAACAGGGGGTAGTTGAGGAATGGAAAATGGAGAAATTCTGGTCTCAAAGAA from Dioscorea cayenensis subsp. rotundata cultivar TDr96_F1 chromosome 7, TDr96_F1_v2_PseudoChromosome.rev07_lg8_w22 25.fasta, whole genome shotgun sequence carries:
- the LOC120264785 gene encoding LOW QUALITY PROTEIN: omega-3 fatty acid desaturase, chloroplastic (The sequence of the model RefSeq protein was modified relative to this genomic sequence to represent the inferred CDS: deleted 3 bases in 2 codons); translation: MASFVLSECCGLRPLPVALHSRVPHRHQIGNFKLSKGQSIDIRRPIRVGSRALLRDWALGVSAPLRVPAVEEDGGWDVRVEKKEVGGEERFDPGSPPPFGLAEIRAAIPKHCWVKDTWRSVSYVVRDVLVVFGLAAAATYLNSWAFWPIYWVAQGTMFWALFVLGHDVGHGSFSNDTKLNSVMGHFLHSTILVPYHGWRISHRTHHQNHGHVENDESWHPLSEKIYKGLDSTTRKLRFSVPFPLLAYPIYLWARSPGKKGSHFHPDSDLFVPNEKKDVITSSTCFTAMLGVLAGLSWVLGPLQMIKLYAVPYFIFVMWLDLVTYLHHHGHEDKLPWYRGKEWSYLRGGLTTLDRDYGWINNIHHDIGTHVIHHLFPQIPHYHLIEATKAAKPVLGKYYKEPAKSGPMPFHLFKDLGRSLKNDHYVSDSGDIVYYQTDPQMNESPQNNSR